A stretch of Lentibacillus sp. JNUCC-1 DNA encodes these proteins:
- a CDS encoding sigma factor, with protein MDHISLVKKAINGNEKAFESLVKIESEKLYKTAFLYVGNKDDALDVLQETIYKAFISVDQVKQPQFFSTWLTKILIRTAYDVIRRRKKIVLDGKKHGSGSHASF; from the coding sequence TTGGATCATATATCTCTCGTTAAGAAGGCTATAAATGGAAACGAAAAAGCCTTTGAATCGCTTGTGAAAATTGAAAGTGAGAAATTGTATAAAACGGCTTTTCTTTACGTCGGTAATAAAGATGACGCATTAGATGTTCTCCAAGAAACGATTTATAAAGCCTTTATATCAGTCGATCAAGTAAAGCAGCCCCAATTTTTTAGTACATGGTTAACAAAGATTCTGATCCGCACGGCATATGACGTCATAAGGAGAAGAAAGAAGATCGTTCTTGATGGGAAGAAGCATGGGTCCGGTTCTCATGCTTCCTTTTAA
- a CDS encoding cold-shock protein has product MNTGTVKWFNADKGFGFIEVEGGDDVFVHFSAIQGEGFKTLDEGQQVTFDIEEGNRGPQAANVVK; this is encoded by the coding sequence ATGAACACAGGTACAGTAAAATGGTTTAACGCAGACAAAGGTTTCGGTTTCATTGAAGTTGAAGGTGGAGACGACGTATTCGTACACTTCTCAGCTATTCAAGGCGAAGGTTTCAAAACTTTAGACGAAGGCCAGCAAGTTACTTTCGACATTGAAGAAGGTAACCGCGGACCACAAGCAGCTAACGTTGTAAAATAA
- a CDS encoding type II toxin-antitoxin system Phd/YefM family antitoxin, with product MIIKPSAALRNDYSAISHLAKETKEPIYITKNGEGDMVLMSIDAFEKREQILQLRSKVLQAEQERMSGAKTLSISETRRRLSERADDI from the coding sequence ATGATCATAAAACCATCAGCAGCATTAAGAAATGATTACTCTGCAATATCGCATCTTGCAAAGGAAACCAAAGAGCCCATATATATAACAAAAAATGGCGAGGGGGATATGGTCCTTATGAGTATTGATGCCTTTGAAAAAAGGGAACAAATTTTACAGCTTCGTTCAAAAGTTCTGCAGGCAGAGCAAGAAAGAATGAGTGGAGCGAAAACCCTTAGTATTTCCGAGACAAGAAGAAGACTAAGTGAGCGGGCAGATGACATATAA
- a CDS encoding hydantoinase/oxoprolinase N-terminal domain-containing protein has translation MKIGIDVGGTNTDSVLIDGKKVVASVKATTSKDVLQGITNSLQKLFTQASSEDVELVMLGTTHFANALVERKGLSETAVIRFGYPYGNALPPFVNFPEQLKAQIKGPVYMMPGGHEFDGSHISPYDEKQVYEVAKKLQNDNIKAVAISSPFSPVNNEIEQRTADILKAEIPDLAVTISSDIGSVGLLERENAAILNSSLLLTAERIVSALRRSLNEIGLTCPFYLTQNDGTLMNVDYVQRFPVLTISSGPTNSMRGASFLSNTNNALVIDVGGTTTDVGVLINGFPRPAANITEIAGVRTNFRMPDVFSLGLGGGTNVRFNDQHLPIIGPKSSGSQIHKDAYIFGGRTLTMTDIVVAAGYQQIGDARNVPLTKNAAHDILQHARDMLSVTLDKMKPSREEIPAILVGGGAIIFNDITEGVSEVIRPEHASVANAIGAAISQIGGEVDQVISLENLSRAEAVEQVKEQAIEQAIHAGAEPRSVEIVEFSETPLAYLPGNASRFSVKAVGNLKEGQIQ, from the coding sequence ATGAAAATTGGAATTGATGTAGGCGGTACGAATACCGACTCAGTTTTAATCGATGGAAAAAAGGTGGTAGCGTCAGTTAAAGCCACCACCTCAAAAGATGTGCTTCAAGGCATTACCAATTCACTGCAGAAATTGTTTACACAAGCATCATCAGAGGACGTTGAACTGGTGATGCTTGGGACAACCCATTTTGCCAATGCGCTCGTAGAAAGGAAGGGACTATCGGAAACAGCTGTCATAAGGTTTGGTTATCCTTATGGAAATGCTTTGCCGCCGTTTGTTAATTTCCCCGAACAACTGAAAGCACAAATCAAAGGGCCTGTGTATATGATGCCGGGCGGCCATGAATTCGATGGGAGTCACATTTCACCTTATGATGAAAAACAAGTTTACGAGGTGGCAAAAAAACTCCAGAACGACAACATAAAAGCCGTGGCCATTTCATCCCCGTTCAGTCCTGTGAATAATGAGATCGAACAAAGAACAGCGGATATTCTGAAAGCAGAAATTCCTGATCTTGCGGTTACCATTTCATCAGATATTGGTTCAGTTGGTCTGTTAGAAAGAGAGAATGCTGCCATATTAAACTCGTCATTGCTCCTGACAGCCGAACGCATTGTGAGTGCTTTGAGGCGATCATTAAATGAAATTGGCCTAACCTGTCCATTCTATTTGACACAGAACGACGGCACATTAATGAACGTCGATTACGTCCAGCGTTTTCCTGTATTAACTATTTCTTCCGGACCGACTAACAGCATGCGCGGAGCTTCCTTTTTGTCAAACACGAACAATGCCCTGGTGATCGATGTCGGCGGTACAACAACAGATGTCGGCGTTTTGATCAACGGCTTTCCGCGGCCAGCTGCCAATATTACCGAAATCGCCGGCGTCCGAACGAATTTCCGCATGCCTGACGTATTTTCACTCGGCCTGGGTGGCGGGACAAACGTGCGGTTCAATGACCAGCACCTTCCGATTATTGGCCCAAAAAGCAGCGGCAGCCAAATTCATAAAGACGCTTATATTTTTGGCGGCAGGACGTTAACCATGACCGATATCGTTGTTGCCGCAGGATATCAACAGATCGGGGATGCTCGCAATGTGCCACTAACAAAAAACGCAGCACACGACATCCTCCAGCATGCACGGGACATGCTTTCAGTCACTCTTGACAAAATGAAACCAAGTCGTGAAGAGATACCAGCCATTCTTGTTGGTGGCGGTGCGATTATTTTTAATGACATTACAGAAGGCGTTTCAGAAGTCATTCGTCCTGAACATGCATCAGTTGCAAATGCCATTGGCGCTGCCATTTCGCAAATTGGCGGAGAAGTAGACCAGGTGATTTCGCTTGAAAACCTCTCTCGAGCAGAAGCTGTTGAACAGGTGAAAGAACAAGCAATCGAACAAGCCATCCATGCTGGTGCAGAACCACGATCAGTTGAAATTGTTGAATTCTCGGAAACACCGCTTGCATATTTGCCTGGAAATGCTTCACGCTTTTCAGTCAAGGCGGTAGGTAATTTGAAAGAAGGTCAGATACAATGA
- a CDS encoding cytosine permease, with the protein MMDDITQDFEREPVPAHLRRNWVSLSLVWIAVGIDLSSMLLGVQLSGGLSLSKAIFAIIVGSLILGVMSGFCAYIGAVTNLSTAMISRIAFGENGAKIVSTVLAVSLLGWFGVQAGFFAQNAQMAVSEVVGINISENILAVIGGLLMMTTAIIGYRSIEKLSIFAVPLLFILVMLSLYLAVNKHGMPSWEAVPQSGASLSTGVAISLVIGIFVAGTVTTPDVSRWAKSRTGAFIAAFFGFLIGNSFMLVMAVLLSKVMSESNLTLIFLGVGLGIPSFFVLTLAQWTTNTNNLYGSGLGLAVLFQNVPKGLMTLFAGLFATGLAFFGIFDHFEAFLNLISIFVPPIGGVYLSEYFFLNKRNFAFNTAIQNWRGYSIIAWLAASFISYLTSPAPAGLELMTLTTVPALDGFLAALILQVIIGYVWGRFKTTRSTEHWEEAK; encoded by the coding sequence ATGATGGATGATATTACACAAGACTTTGAACGCGAACCTGTCCCAGCACACTTGAGAAGAAATTGGGTGTCATTGAGTCTGGTATGGATAGCAGTCGGCATTGACCTGTCATCCATGCTTCTGGGGGTTCAATTGTCCGGCGGACTCAGTCTATCAAAGGCCATATTCGCCATTATTGTGGGCTCCTTAATATTAGGCGTCATGAGCGGATTTTGCGCTTATATCGGAGCAGTAACCAATTTATCGACAGCCATGATATCGCGAATTGCTTTTGGGGAAAACGGTGCGAAAATAGTTTCAACCGTATTGGCAGTCTCACTTTTGGGCTGGTTTGGTGTCCAAGCTGGTTTTTTTGCACAAAATGCTCAGATGGCTGTCAGCGAAGTTGTTGGCATTAATATAAGTGAGAATATATTGGCCGTTATTGGTGGTCTGTTAATGATGACCACGGCCATTATCGGATACCGCTCCATAGAAAAGTTAAGTATCTTTGCCGTGCCGTTGCTGTTCATTCTGGTTATGCTCTCGTTATATTTAGCCGTGAATAAACACGGCATGCCATCGTGGGAGGCCGTGCCTCAATCGGGCGCGTCACTTTCAACTGGAGTTGCTATTTCACTGGTCATAGGTATTTTTGTCGCTGGTACTGTGACGACCCCAGATGTGTCAAGATGGGCCAAATCCCGCACAGGAGCGTTTATAGCAGCCTTCTTTGGCTTTTTAATTGGCAATTCATTTATGCTTGTCATGGCGGTTTTGCTGTCCAAAGTCATGTCAGAAAGTAATTTGACGTTAATTTTTCTCGGAGTTGGTCTCGGAATTCCATCCTTTTTTGTCTTAACTCTTGCACAATGGACCACCAACACTAACAATCTTTACGGATCAGGATTAGGATTAGCTGTATTATTTCAGAACGTTCCTAAAGGTTTGATGACATTATTTGCTGGTCTATTTGCGACTGGTTTAGCCTTCTTTGGGATTTTTGATCACTTTGAAGCATTCTTAAACTTAATATCAATATTTGTACCACCTATAGGCGGGGTGTATCTATCAGAATACTTTTTCTTGAATAAGCGAAACTTTGCTTTTAACACTGCCATCCAAAATTGGAGAGGTTATTCTATCATTGCCTGGCTGGCAGCATCATTCATATCCTATTTAACATCACCGGCTCCTGCAGGCCTTGAGCTTATGACACTGACAACTGTGCCGGCTCTGGACGGCTTTTTAGCCGCTCTCATACTGCAGGTGATCATTGGTTATGTATGGGGACGTTTTAAAACAACACGATCAACCGAACACTGGGAGGAAGCAAAATGA
- a CDS encoding Ltp family lipoprotein, giving the protein MDDLFLFLFLISFAALIIGLIKPEFALKWLPENKRNRKFAGMYFGVAAALFFVLVGVTVSPENESAVKGDQLEQEEKEKEEQEQQEEEQQEKEEQERREREQEQKEKEEKEKQEQQEKEEQEQKEKEEEEKKAKERAEKEKQEQEEKAAQEQKEKEKQEQVEQEKKEQQKKEKQEKPKKKAAKKESAETMSQQQAVQMARNYINYTAFSQSGLIEQLEYEGFNKKDATYAAGKIDVNWKEQAVEMANNYLDYDAFSKKGLIEQLMYEGFSNDHAAYAAGNVTVDWKAQAVKMAENYLNYDAFSRSGLIEQLKYEGFSGEVATYAANEVGL; this is encoded by the coding sequence ATGGATGATTTATTTCTATTCTTATTTTTAATATCTTTTGCCGCGTTAATAATAGGTTTAATCAAGCCGGAATTTGCATTGAAATGGCTTCCTGAAAACAAAAGGAATAGGAAATTTGCTGGTATGTATTTCGGGGTAGCCGCAGCATTGTTTTTTGTTTTAGTGGGGGTTACTGTATCACCTGAAAATGAAAGCGCTGTTAAAGGTGATCAGTTAGAGCAAGAAGAAAAAGAAAAAGAAGAGCAGGAGCAACAAGAAGAGGAACAACAAGAAAAGGAAGAACAAGAACGGAGAGAAAGAGAGCAGGAGCAAAAAGAGAAGGAAGAGAAGGAAAAGCAAGAGCAGCAAGAAAAAGAGGAACAAGAACAGAAAGAAAAAGAAGAGGAGGAGAAGAAAGCAAAAGAGCGTGCTGAAAAGGAAAAACAGGAGCAAGAAGAAAAAGCAGCACAGGAACAGAAAGAAAAAGAAAAGCAAGAACAAGTAGAACAAGAGAAGAAGGAACAGCAAAAGAAGGAAAAACAAGAAAAACCAAAAAAGAAAGCAGCAAAGAAAGAAAGTGCTGAAACAATGTCACAACAACAAGCGGTACAGATGGCCAGAAACTATATCAACTACACAGCTTTTTCACAGAGTGGTCTCATAGAACAATTAGAATATGAAGGTTTTAATAAAAAGGATGCCACATACGCAGCAGGAAAAATAGATGTCAATTGGAAAGAGCAAGCAGTGGAGATGGCCAACAATTATTTGGATTACGATGCCTTTTCGAAAAAGGGTTTAATAGAGCAGTTGATGTATGAAGGGTTTAGCAATGATCATGCCGCATATGCTGCTGGAAACGTAACTGTGGATTGGAAAGCACAAGCAGTCAAGATGGCTGAAAACTATTTAAACTATGACGCATTTTCAAGAAGCGGTTTAATAGAGCAGTTGAAATATGAGGGATTCAGTGGTGAAGTAGCTACTTATGCTGCGAATGAAGTCGGTTTGTAG
- a CDS encoding type II toxin-antitoxin system RelE/ParE family toxin, with protein MTYKIEILPSAWEDLKKIQDYYMIQFDLQTAKKVSNGIMNTIERLEDFPDSGSMTPDDWLNEQGYRMVISKKHVAIYRKIEDAIYIYHIADTQREYTKLFY; from the coding sequence ATGACATATAAAATTGAAATTCTGCCTTCCGCCTGGGAAGATTTAAAAAAGATACAGGATTATTATATGATACAGTTTGATTTGCAAACAGCAAAAAAGGTCAGTAACGGTATAATGAACACGATTGAACGACTGGAGGATTTCCCGGATTCGGGTTCCATGACACCAGATGACTGGTTGAATGAACAAGGTTATCGTATGGTCATTTCTAAAAAGCATGTAGCAATTTATCGTAAGATCGAGGATGCGATTTATATTTATCATATTGCTGATACACAGAGAGAGTATACAAAATTGTTTTATTAA
- a CDS encoding ABC transporter ATP-binding protein gives MTLLLVGNIGKEIKGVRVLNAINFSLEKGDVVGLIGGNGAGKTTLMKVVLGLTNYQNGVMRVEGKEVSHVNHSPIKVGALIEHPGIYPFLTGYDNLKLFFEGKNNEEINRIINDLNMSEFIHKKAKTYSLGMKQKLGIALSFLNNPQIIFLDEPMNGLDPQAIRDVRNAILKRTDKGVAFFISSHILSELEKVTNTLLIVNQGEIISKTTVEKIKEDAEDGDLETAFLQVLDAKKHSTPTQS, from the coding sequence GTGACCCTATTATTAGTTGGAAATATTGGTAAAGAAATTAAAGGAGTAAGGGTTTTGAACGCTATAAACTTTTCATTAGAAAAAGGAGATGTTGTGGGACTGATTGGGGGAAATGGCGCTGGAAAGACAACGCTCATGAAAGTGGTTTTAGGTTTGACGAATTATCAGAATGGTGTTATGAGGGTCGAAGGGAAAGAAGTCTCGCACGTTAATCATTCCCCTATCAAAGTAGGCGCTTTAATTGAACATCCTGGGATATATCCCTTTTTAACCGGCTATGATAACTTAAAACTATTTTTTGAAGGGAAAAATAATGAGGAAATCAATCGGATCATCAATGATTTAAATATGTCCGAATTTATACATAAAAAAGCTAAAACCTACTCATTGGGGATGAAACAAAAATTGGGCATCGCTTTATCCTTTTTAAATAATCCGCAAATCATTTTTTTAGATGAGCCTATGAATGGATTAGACCCTCAGGCTATCCGGGATGTGCGTAATGCCATTCTAAAACGTACTGATAAAGGCGTTGCATTTTTCATTTCCAGCCACATATTAAGTGAGTTAGAGAAGGTGACCAACACACTTTTAATTGTAAATCAAGGCGAAATTATTTCAAAAACAACCGTAGAAAAGATTAAAGAAGATGCTGAAGACGGGGATTTAGAAACTGCATTCTTACAAGTATTAGATGCAAAGAAACATTCAACACCTACGCAATCTTAG
- a CDS encoding ABC transporter permease, producing the protein MGTLVRQELFKLYKKKSTFILFGAVTIIMIFISVVSKTKPDIFEPKSMFTSAYAAYAWIVFIMIIQASTIITMEFQYGTIKNLLYRNYTRTQVIISKCITLFIYSIVLYASTSIIAIILKFFMSPDLGFLDKANGSMNLLQTFLFNALGNFVGLWLLISLVLLLSCVFRNTAVAIVIGIIFYFAASIVSGIMFLAIEKWEILKWNPLNMLNLSNQISSGGEIASLTRLSIGQLFAGNIIYIIIFLFLVYVVFRKKNV; encoded by the coding sequence ATGGGTACATTAGTCAGACAGGAACTATTCAAATTATATAAAAAGAAATCGACTTTCATTCTATTTGGTGCTGTAACGATAATAATGATATTCATTTCTGTTGTTTCTAAAACAAAACCGGATATCTTTGAACCTAAAAGTATGTTTACCTCTGCATATGCCGCTTATGCCTGGATCGTTTTTATCATGATTATTCAGGCCAGTACAATCATTACTATGGAATTTCAATACGGGACAATTAAAAACCTTCTTTACCGTAATTATACGAGAACACAGGTGATCATAAGCAAATGTATTACATTGTTTATTTATTCAATCGTTCTATATGCAAGCACATCAATTATAGCAATCATTCTAAAGTTTTTTATGTCCCCCGATTTGGGTTTTTTGGATAAAGCAAATGGAAGTATGAATCTATTACAGACCTTTCTATTCAATGCTTTAGGCAATTTTGTAGGTCTATGGCTGCTGATCAGCCTGGTATTATTATTGTCTTGTGTTTTCAGGAATACCGCAGTTGCCATTGTAATTGGAATTATATTCTACTTTGCTGCCTCCATCGTGTCGGGTATTATGTTCTTGGCTATTGAAAAGTGGGAGATATTAAAATGGAATCCCCTTAATATGTTAAATTTGAGCAACCAAATCAGTAGTGGTGGCGAGATTGCATCATTGACACGATTATCCATAGGCCAGTTATTTGCCGGTAATATTATATATATCATCATTTTTCTTTTTCTGGTTTATGTGGTTTTTAGAAAAAAGAATGTATAA